In Brevibacterium zhoupengii, the following are encoded in one genomic region:
- the metK gene encoding methionine adenosyltransferase: MSQSNLRFFSSESVTEGHPDKICDQISDAVLDDLLSQDPNAKVAVETMVTTGLVHVAGEVNTAAYADVAGIVRRLITGIGYDSSDTGFDGHSCGVSVSIGSQSTDIHSGVTNPLDFREAVESDHGSSLGAGDQGLMFGYADNATDVLMPVPIHLASRMAEKLSEVRKTGALDYLRPDGKTQLTLGYDGDEAVSIENIVVSTQHAGHVDQTQLHAEIKDFVIDPVIAGSGLDDSHANIHINPAGPFVTGGPMGDAGLTGRKIIVDTYGGYSRHGGGAFSGKDPSKVDRSAAYAMRWVAKNVVAAGLADRAEVQVSYAIGRVDPMGLYVETFGTEKVDPNAISKAIREVFDLRPAMIIQDLNLLRPIYSQTSTYGHFGRELLDFTWEVTDRADDLLRAVSSA, from the coding sequence GTGAGTCAATCAAATCTGCGTTTCTTCTCGTCCGAATCCGTCACCGAGGGCCATCCCGATAAGATCTGCGACCAGATCAGCGATGCCGTTCTCGACGATCTGCTGAGTCAGGATCCGAACGCCAAGGTCGCCGTCGAGACGATGGTCACCACCGGTCTCGTCCACGTCGCCGGTGAGGTCAACACCGCAGCCTACGCCGATGTCGCCGGCATCGTCCGCCGACTCATCACCGGAATCGGCTATGACTCCTCCGACACCGGATTCGACGGACACTCCTGCGGAGTCTCCGTGTCCATCGGCAGCCAGTCCACCGACATCCATTCCGGTGTGACCAACCCGCTGGACTTCCGCGAGGCCGTGGAATCCGACCACGGTTCGAGCTTGGGCGCCGGCGACCAGGGGTTGATGTTCGGCTATGCCGACAACGCCACCGACGTCCTCATGCCGGTGCCGATCCACCTGGCCTCACGCATGGCCGAGAAGCTGTCCGAGGTGCGCAAGACCGGTGCCCTGGACTACCTGCGTCCCGACGGCAAGACCCAGCTGACACTCGGCTACGACGGAGACGAAGCCGTCTCGATCGAGAACATCGTCGTCTCGACCCAGCACGCGGGACATGTGGACCAGACCCAGCTGCATGCCGAGATCAAAGACTTCGTCATCGATCCGGTCATCGCCGGCTCCGGACTCGACGACTCGCATGCCAACATCCACATCAACCCGGCTGGTCCCTTCGTCACCGGGGGACCGATGGGCGATGCCGGACTGACCGGTCGAAAGATCATCGTCGACACCTACGGCGGCTACTCCCGCCACGGCGGAGGCGCCTTCTCCGGGAAGGACCCCTCGAAGGTTGACCGCTCCGCCGCATACGCCATGCGCTGGGTGGCGAAGAACGTCGTGGCGGCCGGGCTCGCCGACCGCGCCGAGGTACAGGTCTCCTATGCCATCGGCCGTGTCGACCCGATGGGCCTCTACGTCGAGACCTTCGGAACCGAGAAAGTCGATCCGAACGCGATCTCGAAGGCGATTCGCGAGGTCTTCGACCTGAGACCGGCCATGATCATCCAGGACCTCAACCTCCTGCGTCCGATCTACTCCCAGACGTCGACCTACGGCCACTTCGGCCGCGAGCTCCTTGATTTCACATGGGAGGTCACGGACCGCGCCGACGATCTGCTTCGTGCAGTCTCCTCGGCTTGA
- the coaBC gene encoding bifunctional phosphopantothenoylcysteine decarboxylase/phosphopantothenate--cysteine ligase CoaBC gives MRTVLGVAGGIAAYKACHVIRRLRELGHSVKVVPTTSALNFVGAATFEALSSQTVTTDVFDEIESVNHVRIGQEAELVVIAPATANTLAKLAAGIADDLLTATVLTTTAEVVVAPAMHTEMWQNPATVANIATLKQRGIHVLEPAVGRLTGPDSGPGRLPEPETIVDFALAAAASATASANATDLGGPLQGKHLVISAGGTREPLDPVRFLGNRSSGKQGIALARAAAAAGAQVDLVAANIDTGLLSVLPHNVRITNVESTLELQTQMLASQPEADAIIMAAAVADYRPSQRTDSKMKKSGGEGLTLNLVQNPDVLVGLVQSRPESQIIVGFAAETGDSHHSALDYAKAKFQRKGVDLLVFNNVSEDRAFGHDENAVQILSADGTAVIASAEFHGSKDDVSEKVIAALVNRMECVESTP, from the coding sequence GTGAGAACCGTACTCGGCGTCGCCGGTGGAATCGCCGCCTACAAGGCGTGCCATGTCATTCGGCGGCTCCGGGAGCTCGGGCACAGCGTCAAAGTCGTGCCCACAACTAGCGCATTGAACTTCGTCGGTGCTGCCACCTTCGAGGCACTGTCCTCGCAGACGGTGACCACCGACGTCTTCGACGAGATCGAGTCGGTCAACCATGTCCGCATCGGACAGGAGGCTGAGCTCGTCGTCATTGCCCCGGCCACAGCCAACACCCTGGCCAAGCTGGCCGCCGGCATCGCCGATGACCTGCTCACCGCCACAGTTCTGACGACGACCGCCGAGGTGGTCGTCGCCCCGGCCATGCACACCGAGATGTGGCAGAACCCCGCCACCGTCGCCAACATCGCGACCTTGAAGCAGCGCGGGATCCACGTCCTCGAACCCGCTGTCGGGCGTCTCACCGGACCGGACTCCGGTCCTGGACGCCTGCCCGAGCCTGAGACAATCGTCGACTTCGCCCTTGCCGCTGCCGCGAGCGCCACGGCGTCTGCGAACGCCACCGACCTCGGCGGGCCGCTGCAGGGCAAACACCTGGTCATCAGTGCCGGCGGAACCAGAGAACCACTCGATCCAGTGCGCTTCCTCGGCAACCGCTCCTCAGGCAAACAGGGCATCGCGCTGGCACGAGCCGCTGCCGCAGCCGGAGCCCAGGTGGACCTGGTCGCGGCCAATATCGATACGGGTCTGCTGTCTGTTCTGCCGCACAACGTGCGCATCACGAACGTCGAATCCACGCTCGAGCTCCAGACCCAGATGCTGGCCTCTCAACCCGAGGCCGATGCCATCATCATGGCCGCTGCCGTCGCCGACTACCGGCCCTCGCAGCGCACCGATTCGAAGATGAAGAAGTCCGGCGGTGAGGGTCTGACTCTCAACCTGGTGCAGAACCCCGATGTGCTCGTCGGGCTCGTGCAGTCACGCCCGGAGTCCCAGATCATCGTCGGATTCGCTGCCGAGACCGGAGATTCTCATCACAGCGCTCTCGACTATGCGAAGGCGAAGTTCCAGCGCAAGGGTGTCGACCTCCTGGTCTTCAACAACGTCTCCGAGGATAGGGCCTTCGGCCACGACGAGAACGCCGTCCAGATCCTCAGCGCCGACGGCACTGCCGTCATCGCCTCCGCGGAGTTCCACGGCAGCAAGGACGATGTTTCGGAAAAGGTCATTGCGGCTCTCGTGAATCGAATGGAATGCGTAGAATCGACGCCGTGA
- the rpoZ gene encoding DNA-directed RNA polymerase subunit omega — MPAQPEGITNPPIDDLLAVTSSKYELVSIAAQRARQINSYYAQLQEGLLENVGPLVTPGTHEKPLSIALREINEGKIVAREVTEADFGGLSQEPAQPAVSNDGALDFSDQ, encoded by the coding sequence TTGCCTGCACAACCTGAAGGCATCACCAATCCACCGATTGATGATCTGCTGGCCGTGACCAGCTCGAAGTACGAACTGGTCTCGATTGCGGCTCAGCGAGCCCGCCAGATCAATTCCTACTACGCCCAGCTCCAAGAGGGACTGCTCGAAAACGTCGGTCCGCTGGTGACCCCCGGCACCCATGAGAAGCCGCTGTCGATCGCGCTCCGCGAGATCAACGAGGGCAAGATCGTGGCTCGCGAGGTTACCGAAGCCGACTTCGGCGGACTCAGCCAAGAGCCTGCGCAGCCTGCTGTCAGCAACGATGGCGCACTGGACTTCAGCGACCAGTGA
- the gmk gene encoding guanylate kinase, producing the protein MNNRLTVLAGPTAVGKGTISAYIRDHHPEVWFSVSATTRPRRPGEVDGVHYHFISDDEFDSLIAAGELLEYAVVHGRHRYGTPSAQVQEKLAQGIPSLLEIDLQGARQVKDKMPEALFVFLAPPSWDELVSRLTGRGTESEAEQERRLTTAKQELAAESEFNVTIVNDHVRTAAEELISLMGISTTD; encoded by the coding sequence GTGAATAATCGACTGACCGTCCTCGCGGGTCCCACCGCGGTCGGAAAAGGCACCATCAGCGCGTACATCAGAGATCACCATCCCGAGGTCTGGTTCTCCGTCTCCGCCACCACGCGGCCACGGCGACCCGGCGAAGTCGATGGTGTTCATTATCACTTCATCAGCGATGACGAATTCGACTCGCTCATCGCTGCCGGTGAGCTGCTCGAGTACGCCGTGGTCCATGGTCGCCACCGCTACGGCACGCCCTCGGCCCAAGTGCAGGAGAAGCTCGCCCAGGGGATTCCCTCCCTGTTGGAGATCGATCTGCAGGGAGCGCGCCAGGTCAAGGACAAGATGCCGGAGGCGCTGTTCGTCTTCCTGGCCCCGCCCAGCTGGGACGAACTCGTGTCGAGACTCACCGGTCGCGGAACCGAGTCAGAAGCCGAACAGGAGCGCCGGCTGACCACCGCCAAGCAGGAATTGGCGGCCGAATCCGAGTTCAATGTCACCATCGTCAATGACCACGTTCGCACTGCGGCCGAAGAACTCATATCATTGATGGGTATATCCACTACCGATTAG
- the mihF gene encoding integration host factor, actinobacterial type, with translation MALEPLTPQQRSAALDKAFKARQARAEVKTALKNGQTDLTAVLKKADADEALAKMRVVDLLRSLPGVGDRRAEAAMEDVGIASSRRIKGLGVHQKNALLEKYS, from the coding sequence GTGGCACTCGAACCTTTGACCCCGCAACAGCGTTCAGCTGCTCTTGACAAGGCTTTCAAAGCCCGTCAGGCGCGAGCCGAGGTCAAGACCGCGTTGAAGAATGGTCAAACCGATCTCACGGCCGTGCTGAAGAAGGCCGATGCAGACGAGGCACTCGCGAAGATGCGCGTCGTCGATCTGCTGAGGTCATTGCCCGGCGTTGGTGATCGACGTGCGGAGGCGGCTATGGAAGACGTGGGCATTGCATCCTCACGTCGAATCAAGGGTCTGGGCGTACACCAGAAGAATGCCCTGTTGGAGAAATACTCCTGA
- the pyrF gene encoding orotidine-5'-phosphate decarboxylase, translating to MFGVRLQAAMDEHGPLCVGIDPHDHLLEAWGLPRTAEGVREFSLRTVSELSGTVAAVKPQSAFYEQYGSAGVAVLEETLAACREHDLISVLDIKRGDIGSTMGAYARAYLEPTSALAADSITVSPYLGFGALDPAFDLAEAHDRGVFVLALTSNPEGAQVQHARRGEAADGFGDSVAGSIVSQVAARNEADAAQGLGRFGLVVGATIGSAARELGFDPAACGGPILAPGVGAQGAGIAELIEVFGSEAIAANQILATTSRAVLSAGPEGVQAAARSLNESLTQVV from the coding sequence ATGTTCGGCGTCCGCCTGCAGGCGGCCATGGACGAGCACGGACCGCTGTGCGTAGGCATCGACCCCCATGACCATCTGCTCGAGGCCTGGGGGCTGCCGCGCACGGCGGAGGGAGTGCGCGAATTCTCTCTGCGCACGGTGTCTGAACTGTCCGGGACGGTGGCCGCGGTGAAACCGCAGTCGGCCTTCTACGAACAGTACGGTTCGGCCGGGGTCGCGGTGCTCGAAGAGACACTGGCTGCCTGCCGGGAACACGATCTCATCAGCGTCCTCGACATCAAACGCGGGGACATCGGGTCAACCATGGGAGCGTACGCACGCGCCTACCTGGAGCCCACCTCGGCGCTGGCAGCCGATTCGATCACGGTCTCCCCGTATCTCGGATTCGGGGCACTGGACCCGGCGTTCGACCTCGCCGAGGCTCATGATCGGGGCGTCTTCGTCCTGGCTCTGACCTCGAATCCCGAAGGCGCGCAGGTTCAGCACGCACGGCGTGGTGAGGCTGCAGACGGCTTCGGCGACTCGGTGGCCGGGTCGATCGTGTCGCAGGTTGCCGCGCGCAACGAGGCGGACGCAGCCCAGGGTCTTGGTCGGTTCGGCCTGGTGGTGGGCGCCACGATCGGATCGGCCGCTCGTGAACTCGGCTTCGACCCGGCCGCATGCGGTGGCCCGATCCTGGCACCGGGAGTCGGTGCTCAGGGTGCAGGGATCGCCGAGCTGATCGAAGTCTTCGGATCCGAAGCCATCGCGGCCAACCAGATCCTGGCCACCACATCGCGGGCCGTGCTCAGTGCGGGACCCGAAGGAGTGCAGGCAGCGGCGAGGTCTCTCAACGAGTCCCTGACCCAGGTGGTCTGA
- the carB gene encoding carbamoyl-phosphate synthase large subunit yields MPLRQDLKSVLVIGSGPIVIGQACEFDYSGTQACRVLREEGLRVILINSNPATIMTDPDVADATYVEPIDPDIIESIIEKERPDAILPTLGGQTALNAAIELHDAGTLEKYGVELIGADVEAIQRGEDRQKFKTIVEECGAESAKSVICHTIDEALAGAEELNYPVVVRPSFTMGGLGSGMAYDEADLRRIAGAGLGDSMNHEVLLEESILGWKEYELELMRDHKDNVVVICSIENVDPVGVHTGDSITVAPSLTLTDREYQKMRDIGIDVIRAVGVATGGCNIQYAVDPKTGRIVVIEMNPRVSRSSALASKATGFPIAKMAAKLAVGYSLDEIPNDITKVTPASFEPTLDYVVVKIPRFTFEKFPAADPTLTTTMKSVGEVMALGRNFTTALQKAMRSMEQRKASFSWTDLPDINDEDVRESVLESISHATADRIHSVQRGLAAGLTNAEVFEACEIDPWFLDQIELINEVAEFISSADELDPQVLKVAKNHGFSDEQIAELRSMETDVVTGVRHALRIRPVFKTVDTCAGEFAAHTPYHYSSYDEETEVASREKPAVLILGSGPNRIGQGIEFDYSCVHATMAISEAGYETIMVNCNPETVSTDYDTADRLYFEPLTFEDVMEVYHAEVAAGPVLGVVCTLGGQTPLGLADKLKAAGVPVLGTQPEAIDLAEDRGEFGAVLDRAGLTAPKHGTAVTYSEAEKIAEEIGYPVLVRPSYVLGGRGMQIVYDRTQLVDYMATATEISVDRPVLVDRFLEDAIEIDVDALYDGTDIFIGGIMEHIEEAGIHSGDSACVLPSLTLGEDVLERVRTATAAIAEGTNVRGLLNIQFAITADVLHVIEANPRASRTVPFVSKATSTQLAKAAALIAVGRSIADLRGDMLPETGDGSRLSLDHPIAVKEAVLPFRRFRTVEGKVVDSILGPEMRSTGEVMGIDHDFPTAFAKGLLGASVKLPTSGTVFVSVADRDKRAMVLPVKELVDMGFDVVATTGTAAVLSRYGIKTTQVHKHFEADAEDRTILDYLAAGTIDMVINVPSGRQERADGYEIRASATANSVPLITTLAEFAAAVTSIEVVRDKTFKVRSLQDWSA; encoded by the coding sequence ATGCCACTCAGACAAGATCTCAAATCCGTCCTCGTCATCGGCTCTGGGCCGATCGTCATCGGTCAGGCCTGTGAATTCGACTACTCGGGCACCCAGGCCTGCCGTGTGCTGCGCGAAGAGGGCCTGCGCGTCATCCTCATCAACTCCAACCCCGCCACGATCATGACCGATCCCGACGTCGCCGACGCCACCTATGTCGAGCCCATCGATCCCGACATCATCGAATCGATCATCGAGAAGGAACGCCCCGACGCGATCCTGCCGACACTGGGCGGTCAGACAGCGCTCAACGCCGCGATCGAACTCCACGATGCGGGGACCCTTGAGAAGTACGGGGTCGAACTCATCGGCGCCGACGTCGAAGCCATCCAGCGCGGCGAGGACCGTCAGAAGTTCAAGACCATCGTCGAAGAATGCGGCGCAGAATCGGCGAAGTCCGTCATCTGCCACACCATCGACGAGGCGCTGGCCGGAGCCGAAGAGCTCAACTATCCCGTCGTCGTGCGGCCGTCGTTCACCATGGGCGGGCTCGGCTCGGGCATGGCCTATGACGAGGCTGACCTGCGCCGCATCGCCGGAGCCGGCCTGGGCGATTCGATGAACCACGAGGTGCTCCTCGAGGAATCGATCCTCGGCTGGAAGGAATACGAACTCGAACTCATGCGCGACCACAAGGACAATGTGGTCGTCATCTGCTCGATCGAGAACGTGGACCCCGTGGGCGTGCACACCGGTGACTCGATCACGGTGGCGCCTTCGCTGACGCTGACCGACCGCGAATACCAGAAGATGCGCGACATCGGCATCGACGTCATCCGCGCCGTCGGCGTCGCCACCGGCGGCTGCAACATCCAGTACGCTGTGGATCCGAAGACCGGCCGCATCGTCGTCATCGAAATGAACCCGAGAGTCTCGCGCTCCTCGGCACTGGCCTCGAAGGCCACCGGATTCCCGATCGCGAAGATGGCCGCGAAGCTGGCTGTCGGCTATTCGCTCGACGAGATCCCCAACGACATCACGAAGGTCACCCCCGCCAGCTTCGAACCGACGCTGGACTATGTCGTGGTCAAGATCCCACGGTTCACCTTCGAGAAGTTCCCAGCTGCCGACCCCACGCTGACCACGACCATGAAGTCCGTGGGCGAGGTCATGGCCCTGGGCCGCAACTTCACCACCGCCTTGCAGAAGGCGATGCGCTCGATGGAGCAGCGAAAGGCCTCGTTCTCCTGGACCGACCTGCCCGACATCAACGACGAGGACGTCAGGGAGTCCGTCCTCGAATCCATCTCGCATGCCACCGCGGATCGCATCCACTCCGTGCAGCGGGGTCTGGCCGCGGGACTGACCAATGCGGAGGTCTTCGAAGCCTGCGAGATCGACCCCTGGTTCCTCGACCAGATCGAACTCATCAATGAGGTCGCCGAGTTCATCTCCTCGGCCGACGAACTCGATCCCCAGGTGCTCAAGGTCGCGAAGAACCACGGTTTCTCCGATGAGCAGATCGCCGAGCTGCGCAGCATGGAGACCGATGTCGTCACCGGTGTCCGCCACGCCCTGCGGATCCGCCCGGTGTTCAAGACCGTCGACACCTGTGCCGGTGAGTTCGCCGCGCACACCCCGTACCACTACTCGAGCTACGACGAGGAGACCGAGGTCGCATCGCGCGAGAAGCCTGCCGTGCTCATCCTCGGCTCGGGTCCGAACCGGATCGGTCAGGGCATCGAGTTCGACTACTCCTGTGTGCACGCGACGATGGCCATCTCCGAGGCCGGGTACGAGACGATCATGGTCAACTGCAACCCGGAGACCGTGTCGACGGACTATGACACGGCCGATCGTCTCTACTTCGAACCACTGACCTTCGAAGACGTCATGGAGGTCTACCACGCCGAGGTGGCCGCCGGTCCCGTACTCGGTGTCGTCTGCACCCTGGGTGGGCAGACGCCGCTGGGACTGGCCGATAAGCTCAAGGCCGCAGGGGTGCCGGTCCTCGGCACCCAGCCCGAGGCCATCGACCTGGCCGAGGATCGCGGCGAATTCGGGGCTGTGCTCGACCGTGCCGGTCTCACAGCACCGAAGCACGGCACCGCCGTGACCTACTCCGAGGCCGAGAAGATCGCCGAGGAGATCGGCTACCCGGTCCTCGTCCGGCCGTCCTATGTTCTCGGCGGCCGCGGAATGCAGATCGTCTACGACCGCACGCAGCTGGTGGACTACATGGCAACGGCCACGGAGATCTCCGTGGACCGTCCCGTCCTCGTCGACAGGTTCCTCGAAGATGCCATCGAGATTGACGTCGATGCCCTCTACGACGGCACCGACATCTTCATCGGCGGCATCATGGAGCACATCGAGGAGGCCGGTATCCACTCCGGTGACTCGGCGTGTGTGCTGCCCTCGCTGACTTTGGGTGAGGACGTGCTCGAACGCGTCCGCACCGCCACCGCAGCGATCGCCGAAGGCACCAATGTGCGTGGACTGCTCAACATCCAGTTCGCCATCACCGCCGACGTGCTCCACGTCATCGAGGCCAACCCCCGCGCCTCGCGCACCGTGCCCTTCGTCTCGAAGGCCACCTCCACCCAGCTGGCCAAGGCCGCGGCGCTCATCGCCGTCGGTCGCAGCATCGCGGATCTGCGTGGGGACATGCTTCCCGAGACCGGTGACGGTTCGCGGCTGTCTCTGGACCACCCGATCGCGGTCAAGGAAGCGGTCCTGCCGTTCCGCCGGTTCAGGACCGTCGAAGGCAAGGTCGTCGATTCGATCCTCGGACCGGAGATGCGCTCGACCGGTGAGGTCATGGGCATCGACCACGACTTCCCGACGGCCTTCGCCAAGGGCCTCCTGGGTGCATCGGTCAAGCTGCCGACCTCCGGCACAGTTTTCGTCTCGGTCGCAGACCGGGACAAGCGAGCCATGGTCCTGCCCGTGAAGGAACTCGTCGACATGGGCTTCGACGTGGTCGCGACCACCGGCACGGCCGCGGTCCTATCCCGCTACGGCATCAAGACCACTCAGGTGCACAAGCACTTCGAAGCCGACGCCGAGGATCGCACGATCCTTGACTACCTGGCAGCGGGGACGATCGACATGGTCATCAACGTTCCGTCCGGTCGCCAGGAACGGGCAGACGGCTACGAGATCCGTGCTTCCGCCACAGCGAACTCCGTGCCGCTGATCACCACACTGGCCGAATTCGCCGCGGCAGTCACCTCGATCGAGGTCGTCCGTGACAAGACGTTCAAGGTGCGTAGTCTGCAGGACTGGAGCGCGTGA
- the carA gene encoding glutamine-hydrolyzing carbamoyl-phosphate synthase small subunit, producing MRLSTTPAVLVLEDGRTFRGSAYGAIGETLGEAVFVTAMSGYQETLTDPSYHRQIVIQTAPHIGNTGITDDDDESAKIWVSGYVVRDASRVSSNWRSIGDLSTRLEESGIVGISDVDTRALTLHLREAGAMRMGIFSGPAAEADDNELLAKVQASPHMAGAKLAEEVSITEPKLVPAVGEKKFSVAALDLGIKSMTPERLSERGIDVHLLPATTSFAEIKALGVDGVFFSNGPGDPATADDQVALLREVLAAKMPFFGICFGNQLLGRALGFGTYKLPFGHRGINVPVMDRTTDKVEITSQNHGFAVDAPLDGETQAPHDADYGRVTVSHVCLNDDVVEGLQCLDIPAFSVQFHPEAAAGPHDSSYLFDRFIDLMSASQVAQA from the coding sequence ATGAGACTGTCCACCACACCTGCCGTCCTCGTCCTCGAAGACGGACGCACCTTCCGAGGCTCTGCCTACGGCGCCATCGGAGAGACCCTGGGCGAAGCGGTCTTCGTCACCGCCATGTCGGGCTATCAGGAGACCCTGACCGACCCGTCCTATCACCGTCAGATCGTGATCCAGACCGCGCCGCACATCGGCAACACGGGAATCACCGATGACGACGACGAATCGGCCAAGATCTGGGTTTCCGGCTACGTAGTCCGCGACGCCTCCCGCGTGTCCTCGAACTGGCGCTCCATCGGAGACCTGTCCACGCGCCTCGAAGAATCCGGCATCGTCGGCATCAGCGACGTCGACACCCGTGCCCTGACCCTGCATCTGCGCGAAGCCGGAGCCATGCGTATGGGCATCTTCTCCGGGCCCGCCGCCGAGGCTGATGACAATGAGCTGCTGGCGAAGGTCCAGGCCTCACCGCACATGGCCGGAGCGAAGCTCGCCGAAGAGGTCTCGATCACCGAACCCAAGCTCGTTCCTGCTGTGGGAGAGAAGAAGTTCAGCGTCGCCGCCCTGGACCTGGGCATCAAATCGATGACCCCGGAACGCCTGAGCGAACGCGGCATCGACGTTCACCTCCTCCCCGCCACCACGAGCTTTGCTGAGATCAAGGCGCTGGGCGTCGACGGAGTCTTCTTCTCCAACGGCCCCGGGGATCCGGCGACCGCTGATGACCAGGTCGCACTCCTGCGGGAGGTCCTGGCTGCGAAGATGCCGTTCTTCGGCATCTGCTTCGGTAACCAGCTGCTGGGCCGTGCACTGGGCTTCGGCACATACAAACTGCCCTTCGGCCACCGCGGCATCAACGTCCCGGTCATGGACCGCACCACTGACAAGGTGGAGATCACCTCGCAGAACCACGGTTTCGCCGTCGACGCACCCTTGGACGGCGAGACGCAGGCACCGCACGACGCGGACTACGGTCGAGTCACCGTCTCCCACGTGTGCCTCAACGACGATGTGGTCGAGGGCCTCCAGTGCCTCGACATTCCGGCGTTCTCCGTCCAGTTCCACCCGGAGGCCGCCGCCGGGCCTCACGACTCGAGCTACCTGTTCGATCGCTTCATCGACCTCATGTCCGCTTCCCAGGTCGCACAGGCCTAA
- a CDS encoding PH-like domain-containing protein has protein sequence MDRPVSVIIIAVVFLLLILAITWGWSRRKKSQTEVPQPAKPHLGIKPVADPVEGSYVSTTLAGHPLERVAVHGLGIRTTGEIVVTDGGVIMDLAGREDFLIPRRDIVSVDTTAGMIGKFVERGGIVRITWRLGETLVDTGFRARYAASTTPTVDRIREMIEEAQ, from the coding sequence ATGGACCGACCAGTAAGCGTCATCATCATCGCCGTCGTCTTCCTACTCCTGATCCTCGCCATCACCTGGGGTTGGAGCCGACGAAAGAAGAGCCAGACCGAAGTTCCGCAGCCGGCGAAGCCGCATCTGGGAATCAAGCCCGTCGCGGACCCCGTCGAAGGCTCCTACGTATCGACGACCCTCGCCGGGCATCCGCTCGAGCGCGTGGCCGTCCATGGTCTCGGCATCCGCACCACGGGAGAGATCGTCGTCACCGATGGGGGAGTCATCATGGACCTCGCCGGACGTGAGGACTTCCTCATCCCCAGACGCGATATCGTCTCCGTCGACACCACCGCCGGCATGATCGGCAAGTTCGTCGAACGCGGCGGCATCGTCCGCATCACCTGGCGGCTGGGGGAGACCCTCGTCGACACCGGCTTCCGCGCCCGCTACGCCGCCAGCACCACCCCCACCGTCGACCGCATCCGCGAAATGATCGAAGAGGCACAATGA